From a region of the Bufo gargarizans isolate SCDJY-AF-19 unplaced genomic scaffold, ASM1485885v1 original_scaffold_1345_pilon, whole genome shotgun sequence genome:
- the LOC122923199 gene encoding aldehyde dehydrogenase family 3 member B1-like — protein sequence MKTVASESPTRKSSTSSLCEEVLKKSQEAFSSGKTKSYSFRLEQLQAMVNMLERHDTEFVGALEKDMHKPRFETTLSEITTVKNEAIDAMNNLEQWMAPEPVQKSMTSFLDSCFVQKEPVGVVLIISGWSLPVQLCLIPMVGAVAAGNCVVLKLSETCSHTAHLLQTLVPLYLDNDCYQLISGEHTGLLEILEHKFDHVFYIGDNMTGRQVMQAAAKHITPVSLVLGGKNPCYVDKSCDLAVAAHRIAWARFINAGQNSLAPEYILCHLDIRDALIHELEMCIHEFYGKNPQDSQHYGRMASLDQYRRVKDFLSCGQVIIGGQTDDSERYIAPTVLIDVNESDPIMKQEILGPVLPILTIESLEKAIQFINKKDRPLAVYVYSNNTQVISEVMCNTSSGSFCSNDSMVQSLYTRLPCGGVGNSGVGVYGGKFSFDAFSHSRACLLRNTSIECVTYLRYPPYAEKQLRLMQWATSISRTNWCCIS from the exons ATGAA GACAGTGGCTAGTGAAAGTCCTACAAGAAAATCCTCCACTTCATCTCTGTGTGAAGAAGTTCTTAAAAAGTCCCAAGAGGCGTTTTCATCCGGAAAAACCAAGTCTTACTCGTTTAGGCTGGAACAGCTACAAGCTATGGTGAACATGTTGGAAAGACATGACACTGAATTTGTTGGCGCTCTGGAGAAGGATATGCACAAG CCCAGGTTTGAAACCACCTTATCGGAGATCACTACTGTGAAAAATGAAGCCATTGATGCGATGAATAACCTAGAACAATGGATGGCACCTGAACCTGTGCAGAAGAGTATG ACTTCATTTTTGGACAGCTGCTTTGTTCAAAAAGAACCAGTAGGTGTAGTTCTGATTATTAGTGGCTGGAGTTTACCAGTACAGCTTTGTCTCATACCAATGGTTGGAGCAGTGGCTGCAG GTAACTGTGTGGTACTGAAGCTGTCGGAGACCTGTTCTCACACTGCGCATCTGCTGCAAACACTAGTTCCTCTCTATCTGGATAAT GACTGTTACCAGCTTATTTCTGGAGAACACACTGGACTACTGGAAATTCTGGAGCATAAATTTGATCATGTCTTCTATATAG GTGATAATATGACAGGTAGGCAGGTGATGCAAGCGGCAGCCAAACATATAACCCCTGTATCTTTGGTCCTCGGAGGAAAAAACCCTTGCTATGTGGACAAGTCATGTGATCTTGCGGTGGCTGCTCATAGGATTGCCTGGGCAAGGTTTATTAATGCAGGCCAAAATTCACTGGCTCCGGAATATATTCTTTGTCATTTGGATATTCGAGATGCCCTAATCCATGAGCTGGAAATGTGCATCCATGAATTTTATGGCAAAAATCCTCAAGATTCTCAGCACTATGGGCGCATGGCAAGTTTGGACCAATACAGAAGAGTTAAGGATTTTCTGTCCTGTGGTCAGGTGATTATTGGAGGACAGACTGATGACAGTGAGCGATATATTG CCCCAACAGTTCTGATTGATGTGAATGAATCAGATCCAATTATGAAACAAGAAATTCTTGGACCAGTCCTCCCCATCTTGACCATCGAATCTTTGGAAAAGGCCATTCAGTTCATCAACAAGAAGGATAGACCTTTAGCTGTATATGTCTACTCTAATAACACACAG GTCATTTCAGAAGTTATGTGCAATACCTCTAGTGGCAGCTTCTGTTCAAATGACAGTATGGTCCAAAGTCTGTACACAAGACTGCCTTGTGGGGGTGTAG GAAACAGTGGTGTAGGAGTATATGGTGGGAAGTTCAGCTTTGATGCCTTCTCTCACAGCCGTGCCTGTCTCCTGCGCAACACTTCCATTGAGTGTGTCACTTACCTGCGCTATCCTCCCTATGCTGAGAAGCAGCTGCGTCTCATGCAGTGGGCGACATCTATCTCCAGAACAAACTGGTGTTGCATATCGTAA